Below is a genomic region from Serratia liquefaciens ATCC 27592.
GCTGGTGCAGGATCGCGATCTGGGCATGGTGAGTGAAAGCGATCTGCGCGTAGTGTCCGAACGCCAACCTACCGCTCAGGAATTGCGTGATGCGCTGTTCTGCTGGAAAGTGGCCAAGTTTGTTAAGTCTAACGCCATTGTTTATGCGCGCGACAACATGACCATCGGCATAGGTGCGGGGCAAATGAGCCGCGTTTACTCAGCCAAGATCGCCGGCATCAAAGCCGCCGACGAAGGTCTGGAAGTCAAAGGCTCCGCCATGGCGTCCGACGCCTTCTTCCCGTTCCGTGACGGCATCGATGCCGCGGCAGCCGTTGGCATCACCTGCGTGATCCAGCCAGGCGGGTCGATCCGTGATGATGAAGTGATTGCCGCCGCCAACGAACACGGCATTGCGATGATCTTTACCGATATGCGTCACTTCCGCCATTAATCCTTTTTGCTGCGTGCGCTGCGGCGCACGCCCTTCGTGGAGCACCTGATGAACATTTTAATTATCGGCAACGGCGGACGCGAACACGCGCTGGCCTGGAAAGCAGCCCAATCACCGCTGGCGGACAAAGTTTACGTAGCACCGGGCAATGCCGGTACCGCGCTGGAACCAGGTCTTACGAACGTCGATATCTCCGCTACCGATATTCCGGCCCTGCTCGCTTTTGCCCAGAGCAACGATATCGGCCTCACCATTGTTGGGCCGGAAGCGCCGCTGGTGATTGGCGTGGTTGACGCCTTCCAGGCCGCCGGTCTGAAAATCTTTGGTCCCTCTCAGGCCGCAGCTCAGTTAGAAGGCTCTAAAGCCTTCACCAAAGATTTCCTGGCGCGCCACAATATCCCAAGCGCCGAGTACCAAAACTTTACCGAAGTCGAACCGGCGCTGGCCTATGTTCGCAGTAAAGGTGCACCGATCGTCATCAAGGCCGACGGCCTGGCTGCCGGTAAAGGCGTGATTGTTGCCATGACGCTGCAGGAAGCGGAAGACGCCGTGCAAGACATGCTGGCAGGTAACGCTTTCGGCGATGCAGGCCACCGCATCGTGGTGGAAGAATTCCTGGATGGGGAAGAAGCCAGCTTTATCGTTATGGTAGACGGAGAAAACGTAGTGCCGATGGCCACCAGCCAGGATCACAAACGCGTCGGCGATGGCGACACCGGCCCGAACACCGGCGGTATGGGAGCTTATTCCCCGGCGCCAGTGGTGACCGATGAAATCCACCAACGCGCGATGGACCAGGTTATCTGGCCAACCGTGCGTGGCATGGCGGCGGAAGGTAACACCTATGTCGGCTTCCTTTATGCCGGACTGATGATCTCTGCGGACGGTCAACCGAAAGTCATTGAATTCAACTGCCGCTTTGGCGATCCGGAAACACAGCCGATCATGCTGCGTCTGCGCTCTGATCTGGTTGAACTGTGCCTGGCCGGTGCGGAAGGCAAGCTGGATGAGAAAACGTCTGAATGGGATGAACGTCCTGCGTTAGGCGTGGTACTGGCAGCCGGCGGTTATCCGGGTGACTATAACAACGGTGAGGTCATTCAGGGTCTGCCGCAGCAAGAAAGCGCCGACGGCAAGGTATTCCATGCCGGCACCCGCATGCAGGGTAACGACGTGGTGACCAGCGGTGGCCGCGTTCTGTGCGTTACCGCACTGGGTGAAACGGTGGCTCAGGCGCAACAACGCGCTTACCAATTGGCGGAAGGCATTCAGTGGCCAGGCAGCTTCTGCCGTAAGGACATTGGCTATCGTGCGATTGCACGCGGCAAATGATCTGAACGCTAAAATCTCTGAGGGCTCCGCCATGCGGGGCCTTTTTTATAGCTGATCTTCTTTCGGTTCCCAGCGGCAAAAATCGTCATTTGCCACCAGCAGCAGTTCACGCCCTTCTGGCGCATCCAACCAGGCAATATTCACCGGTTGGCTGCTGTTGCGGGCGCGGCGCTCAATCCAGGCTTCGGCACTGCCGTCCAGCCCTGGTTTCAACGTTTGACCATCGCAGGTTTGCACCGTGCCCTGTTGCCAACGCCCCTGCAGCAGTTTCACATTGCCGGCACGCAGCGCATTACTCACTTCAAGCACTCGACGCGCCTGGTATTGGTACAGCGCGATTTCATCGGCGGTCAGTTGTTCACGCCGCGTGGCCAGTTGACGCTGCATAAAGCTTACTTCGCCGTCATCGGTGAAGCGAAGTTGAATAGAGTCACGATCGCCATCGGCATCGGTGCGTTTAATCTGGCGCAGTTCGCCGTTTTGGTATTCGTACAGCGTGGTGACGGTGCCCGGACCGCGATAAGGACTGTAGACACTCATCAGCACCTGTGGGCGATGCCGATCGTCGTCTTTGCGCCACAGGCGAATAACGCCCTGGTCGGCCACAAAGCCGCTGGCACTAAAGGCAGGGGGATCTGAATGACTGCTGCAGGCACTCAGGACACCGGCAAGGCCGATGACCATGAGCGCCTGTCGGATAAACAAAAGGGGCGCTATTGCCCCCCTGTTTAATCTTTTCACCAACACGCAGTATTACTTAACCGCGTCTTTCAGTGCTTTACCAGAAACGAACGCAGGCACGTTAGCAGCTGCGATTTTGATTTCTTTACCAGTCTGCGGGTTGCGACCAGTGCGCTCGTTGCGGTGGTTGACCTTGAAAGTACCGAAACCAACCAATTGTACTGCATCACCTTCTTTCAGAGACTCAGTAATAGCAGCCAGGGTGGATTCCAGAGCCAGTTTAGCTTGTGCTTTGGAAAGGTCAGCCTTGTCCGCGATTACATCAATCAGTTGAGTCTTGTTCATAAGTTATCCTTACAGTGTGTTTATCGTTTGCAAAGCATCGAGTGCGACGGATATGCCGATTGACAGCACTCCCTGCATACACGCACCGATAGCCACTTTTTTTACGCCCCCCAAATGTAGACCAGACAGGGTGCGGATGTGAAGCCTTAAGGCATGACAAATCAGGCGTTAAATCACGTTTTCTTGCCTTATTGCGTTAAATTTATCCCGATATTACTCACCGCGGCCTCGCGGAGGTCAGAACGCAAGCCTTTGATCAGCTCTAAATCGCGTTCCTCGCAGTCAGCCAACAGGCGGAAAATTTCCCATTGGATGTCCCATTCTTCCTCTACCGCAGGCAAAACCTTGAGCTCATCGTCGGTCATTTCTTTACCGGCCTGAGTCATTTCCAACATCGCCACGGTGCGAATTGACGTTTCGCTAATGGCGATGGCGTGCTCTAGCGTCTCCCCGCTGAGTCGCGAATGGATCAGTTCCCCTAATGCGATACAGGCGTCAATAGCCGGGTAAACGCCGTAAAGATCGTAATCTTCTGCCGAAGGTATCGCCTCTTCCAACTTCTCCAGCTGGCTGTCAAAGTTGACCTTGGCGTCCTTGACCACCAGCGTTTCCCACACCAAATCCAGAATGCGGCGGTAAATCGCCGGATCGCCAAACTCGGTTTGCAGGCAGAACATCTGGTAATTCGGATACATACGCTCGCACAAACTGGCCATAAAGGTCAAATGTTGCCAGCTTTCAAGCTTTTCCAGACGTAAATGGATCGGGTTACGTAGCATTATTCACTCTCTTACGCGTTATCTGCGCCGCAGTGTACCCGAAATCGGTCATTGCGACACCTCTGGATGCTGCTGCAACCAGCGCTGGAAGGCCGGCCGGCGCGAGGCGATGGCATCAGCCCAGCGCGTAGGTTCCGGCAAACGGTAGCCCGCCATACAACGTTGTACCCAGGCCAACGCACTGTCTGCCCCGACGCGGTGGCCGGTAGAGATAAACAACGGGTTACAACGCGCCTTGCTACGCCACACCCAGCCAAGCTGCTCGCCTTTATCTTCCAGCGGCGCCAACGCGCCGACGGCGGCGTCCAAAGGGGCGAATTTACCGCACAGACGCTTTTTGGCGACGCCAATGGTCGGTACGTCGACCAGCAGACCGAAA
It encodes:
- the purD gene encoding phosphoribosylamine--glycine ligase codes for the protein MNILIIGNGGREHALAWKAAQSPLADKVYVAPGNAGTALEPGLTNVDISATDIPALLAFAQSNDIGLTIVGPEAPLVIGVVDAFQAAGLKIFGPSQAAAQLEGSKAFTKDFLARHNIPSAEYQNFTEVEPALAYVRSKGAPIVIKADGLAAGKGVIVAMTLQEAEDAVQDMLAGNAFGDAGHRIVVEEFLDGEEASFIVMVDGENVVPMATSQDHKRVGDGDTGPNTGGMGAYSPAPVVTDEIHQRAMDQVIWPTVRGMAAEGNTYVGFLYAGLMISADGQPKVIEFNCRFGDPETQPIMLRLRSDLVELCLAGAEGKLDEKTSEWDERPALGVVLAAGGYPGDYNNGEVIQGLPQQESADGKVFHAGTRMQGNDVVTSGGRVLCVTALGETVAQAQQRAYQLAEGIQWPGSFCRKDIGYRAIARGK
- a CDS encoding DUF1481 domain-containing protein produces the protein MVIGLAGVLSACSSHSDPPAFSASGFVADQGVIRLWRKDDDRHRPQVLMSVYSPYRGPGTVTTLYEYQNGELRQIKRTDADGDRDSIQLRFTDDGEVSFMQRQLATRREQLTADEIALYQYQARRVLEVSNALRAGNVKLLQGRWQQGTVQTCDGQTLKPGLDGSAEAWIERRARNSSQPVNIAWLDAPEGRELLLVANDDFCRWEPKEDQL
- the hupA gene encoding nucleoid-associated protein HU-alpha translates to MNKTQLIDVIADKADLSKAQAKLALESTLAAITESLKEGDAVQLVGFGTFKVNHRNERTGRNPQTGKEIKIAAANVPAFVSGKALKDAVK
- a CDS encoding YjaG family protein, with protein sequence MLRNPIHLRLEKLESWQHLTFMASLCERMYPNYQMFCLQTEFGDPAIYRRILDLVWETLVVKDAKVNFDSQLEKLEEAIPSAEDYDLYGVYPAIDACIALGELIHSRLSGETLEHAIAISETSIRTVAMLEMTQAGKEMTDDELKVLPAVEEEWDIQWEIFRLLADCEERDLELIKGLRSDLREAAVSNIGINLTQ